The Gammaproteobacteria bacterium genome window below encodes:
- the gspJ gene encoding type II secretion system minor pseudopilin GspJ — translation MSHFRYHFRRRTSGFTLLELLVALAIFGVVAAMAYGGLQSVLNTRAASDKQAAELAELQLGFTRMERDIEQIVARSVRDGLGDRQPALRGESGGETLLEFTRTGWRNPAGQARSHLQRIAYQLKEGRLVRLSWSVLDQGPSAEPQESVLLDNVTAVEVQFLDKSLAEQALWPKPDAAANNEKVTLPRAIQVSVEIKGWGRINRLFRVVGEG, via the coding sequence ATGAGCCACTTTAGATATCATTTTCGCCGCAGGACAAGCGGCTTCACGTTGCTCGAACTGTTGGTGGCCTTGGCCATCTTCGGCGTGGTGGCGGCGATGGCCTATGGAGGCTTGCAGAGCGTGCTCAACACCCGCGCGGCTTCCGACAAGCAGGCGGCGGAGCTGGCGGAGTTGCAGTTGGGTTTTACTCGCATGGAGCGTGACATCGAACAGATCGTGGCGCGCAGCGTGCGCGACGGTCTGGGCGACCGCCAGCCGGCGCTGCGCGGCGAATCGGGCGGCGAGACCTTGCTGGAATTTACCCGCACCGGCTGGCGCAACCCGGCGGGCCAGGCGCGCAGCCACTTGCAGCGCATCGCCTATCAGCTCAAGGAGGGCCGGTTAGTGCGGCTCAGTTGGAGTGTGCTCGATCAGGGGCCGTCGGCCGAGCCGCAAGAGTCCGTGCTGCTGGATAACGTCACTGCGGTTGAAGTGCAATTTCTGGACAAAAGTCTAGCCGAGCAAGCGCTGTGGCCCAAGCCCGATGCGGCGGCGAATAATGAAAAGGTCACCTTGCCGCGCGCCATACAAGTGAGCGTAGAGATCAAGGGCTGGGGGCGAATTAACAGGTTGTTCCGCGTAGTGGGAGAAGGTTGA
- a CDS encoding YIP1 family protein: METSQINLAVIPDQVIKVITTPVAFFRSMSKTGGLLDPLIFVIAIAVVNGLLQSLGFFIGVHPMFAAGMAFASIIIVPIFAAIFSFIGAGILYVIWKLIGSTQNYETAYRCLAYVSAITPITTLLGFVPYLHLVGLVWMLYLLVIASVEVHGIAAKAAWIVFGILTALLALFQISAYQAARQMAQSGEAMQRNMSEFTPQMEQMQKQIEEEMKKHPPQPERQ; encoded by the coding sequence ATGGAAACCAGTCAAATCAACCTGGCCGTTATCCCTGACCAGGTCATCAAAGTCATCACCACGCCGGTCGCTTTTTTTCGCAGCATGTCCAAGACCGGAGGCCTGCTTGATCCACTGATCTTTGTAATCGCCATCGCGGTAGTGAATGGTTTGCTGCAGTCCTTGGGATTCTTTATCGGCGTCCATCCCATGTTTGCCGCAGGGATGGCCTTTGCAAGCATCATTATTGTTCCCATTTTTGCGGCCATCTTCAGCTTCATCGGCGCCGGGATTCTGTATGTGATCTGGAAGCTGATAGGCTCGACTCAAAACTATGAAACGGCCTACCGCTGCCTGGCCTATGTTTCCGCCATCACACCCATCACTACGCTACTCGGCTTTGTGCCCTACCTTCATCTGGTGGGGCTCGTATGGATGCTCTATCTGCTGGTCATCGCCAGTGTAGAGGTCCACGGTATCGCCGCCAAGGCCGCCTGGATCGTGTTCGGCATTCTCACCGCGCTGTTGGCGTTATTCCAGATCAGCGCCTATCAGGCGGCGCGCCAAATGGCTCAGAGCGGCGAGGCGATGCAGCGCAACATGAGCGAATTCACCCCACAGATGGAGCAGATGCAAAAACAAATCGAGGAGGAGATGAAAAAACATCCGCCGCAGCCGGAACGGCAATGA
- the gspK gene encoding type II secretion system minor pseudopilin GspK: MRTRIFTPQHSRGVALITALLVVALVTIIAVGMAARQQVDIRRAGNILDGDQAYLFTLGVESWAQGVLAQDFRDGQTKNKVSDTLNEDWATALPPIEVAGGKVAGKIEDLQGRFNLNNLWVNNAVSQADLLVFQRLLANLHLDPDLAQAAIDWIDVNVDQLPNGAEDLDYLDRKPPYRTANAPMVSPSELALVKGFTPEIVKTLEPYVTALPLRALIGTGSPVPLPTPINVNTAPAPVLAALVANLDTAGAARLLDVREGKGFETITQFTDIVGADKVTARADISSNHFLVTATGEAGRGQVQLHTLLYRDPTGKVQVLMRGIGDY, encoded by the coding sequence ATGCGGACAAGGATCTTCACGCCACAACACTCCCGCGGTGTCGCGCTCATCACGGCACTGTTGGTCGTCGCGCTGGTCACCATCATCGCCGTGGGCATGGCGGCGCGTCAGCAGGTGGATATCCGCCGCGCCGGAAATATCCTGGACGGCGATCAGGCCTATCTGTTCACGCTGGGGGTGGAGAGCTGGGCGCAGGGCGTGTTAGCGCAAGATTTCCGTGACGGCCAGACCAAGAACAAGGTGAGCGACACGCTGAATGAGGACTGGGCCACGGCGCTGCCGCCCATCGAGGTCGCGGGCGGCAAGGTGGCCGGCAAGATCGAAGACCTGCAGGGCCGTTTCAACCTCAACAATCTGTGGGTGAATAACGCCGTCAGTCAGGCTGATCTGCTGGTCTTTCAGCGCCTGCTCGCCAACCTGCATCTCGATCCGGATCTCGCCCAAGCCGCGATAGACTGGATAGACGTGAACGTGGATCAACTACCCAACGGGGCGGAAGATTTGGACTACCTCGACCGCAAGCCGCCCTATCGCACCGCCAACGCCCCTATGGTCAGCCCCAGCGAACTCGCACTGGTCAAGGGTTTTACTCCCGAGATCGTAAAGACCCTGGAACCCTACGTCACGGCGTTGCCGCTGCGCGCGCTCATCGGCACGGGCTCGCCGGTGCCTCTGCCTACCCCCATCAACGTCAATACCGCCCCTGCCCCCGTGCTGGCGGCGCTGGTCGCCAATTTGGATACGGCAGGTGCGGCGCGGCTGCTCGATGTGCGCGAAGGCAAGGGATTTGAGACCATTACCCAGTTCACCGATATCGTGGGTGCGGACAAAGTCACCGCGCGCGCCGACATCTCCAGCAATCATTTTTTGGTCACGGCCACTGGCGAGGCCGGGCGCGGACAGGTACAGTTACACACCTTGCTGTATCGGGACCCCACAGGGAAAGTCCAGGTTTTGATGCGGGGCATAGGCGACTATTGA
- the gspL gene encoding type II secretion system protein GspL: MRNRLFIRIDDTSGAAAGESAFALSWLAMDDAGEPQGAVAHGRIQEALALAPGRQVIVLTPASDVLLAGAAVPNVGRQRLAQAIPYALEDQLGSEVEDLHFALGRQADQAISVAVVARGKMDAWLGYLRGAGFQPDLLVPAVLALPYEEGTWTVLREAGGALCRSGAQAGFAADHDNLETLLSLAIAEAGDAGPARLRILDTPGAPALPAETWPQTLGMAVSREASPEDALAVLARNCHEDLAINLLQGDYSRREQLEKLWRPWKPAAALLALWLVVYVGMTVSEVVSLSRQSPKLQKQIEQTYLQAFPDASKVVNPKVQMQRRLDALRGNKGAGEGFLELLTQAGGPLKDTPNLELRNITFKEGQLNLDLRVQDLQVLDQLKQRLAAQSKMEAEIQSASSRDNKVESRLQLRAKKS, translated from the coding sequence ATGCGTAACCGGTTATTTATTCGTATTGATGACACAAGCGGCGCCGCGGCCGGCGAGTCAGCGTTCGCCTTGAGCTGGCTGGCGATGGATGACGCCGGCGAGCCGCAAGGGGCCGTCGCGCATGGGCGCATCCAGGAAGCGCTGGCGCTTGCTCCCGGCCGGCAGGTCATTGTCTTGACGCCCGCCAGCGACGTGTTGCTGGCGGGCGCCGCCGTTCCCAATGTGGGCCGCCAGCGCCTCGCGCAGGCCATCCCCTATGCCCTGGAAGATCAGCTCGGCAGCGAGGTCGAGGACTTACATTTTGCGCTGGGCCGGCAGGCCGATCAGGCCATTTCCGTTGCAGTGGTGGCGCGGGGCAAGATGGATGCCTGGCTGGGCTACTTGCGCGGCGCCGGTTTCCAGCCTGATCTGCTGGTTCCCGCCGTCCTCGCGCTGCCTTACGAGGAAGGGACGTGGACGGTGCTGCGCGAAGCAGGAGGCGCACTCTGCCGCAGCGGCGCGCAAGCGGGTTTTGCGGCCGATCACGACAACCTCGAAACCCTGCTCAGCCTGGCCATCGCTGAGGCCGGCGATGCCGGCCCCGCGCGGCTGCGTATCCTGGACACCCCGGGCGCGCCTGCGCTGCCTGCCGAGACATGGCCTCAGACCTTGGGCATGGCGGTGAGCCGTGAGGCCTCCCCCGAAGACGCCTTGGCGGTGCTGGCTCGCAACTGCCACGAAGATCTCGCCATCAATCTCTTGCAAGGCGACTATAGCCGGCGCGAGCAACTCGAAAAGCTGTGGCGTCCGTGGAAACCCGCCGCCGCGCTGCTGGCGTTATGGTTGGTCGTGTATGTAGGGATGACCGTGAGCGAGGTCGTCAGCCTGAGCCGTCAGTCGCCGAAACTGCAAAAACAGATCGAACAGACGTATCTCCAGGCCTTTCCCGATGCCAGCAAGGTGGTCAACCCCAAGGTGCAGATGCAGCGGCGTCTGGACGCGCTGCGCGGCAACAAAGGAGCGGGTGAGGGCTTTCTGGAATTATTGACGCAGGCCGGCGGTCCGCTCAAGGACACCCCCAATCTGGAGCTGCGCAACATCACATTCAAGGAAGGCCAGTTGAATCTCGACCTCAGGGTTCAGGATCTTCAGGTGCTGGATCAACTCAAGCAGCGGCTCGCGGCGCAATCGAAGATGGAAGCGGAGATTCAATCGGCCAGCTCCCGCGACAACAAGGTGGAGAGCCGCCTGCAATTACGGGCCAAGAAAAGCTAG
- the gspI gene encoding type II secretion system minor pseudopilin GspI yields MIRTVKGFTLLEVMVALAVLAIALAAMMKGVGAHVSNQSYLRDRTLAHWVAMNKAAELQIARKWPEAGSETGSAPMGPHEWYWKITVQNTPDPDVRRMDVAVSATEGGEPVTSLVGYLLKPQ; encoded by the coding sequence ATGATAAGAACGGTTAAAGGCTTCACCTTGTTGGAGGTGATGGTGGCCCTGGCGGTGCTCGCCATCGCCCTGGCGGCGATGATGAAGGGTGTCGGCGCGCACGTCTCCAACCAGAGTTATCTACGCGATCGCACCCTGGCGCACTGGGTCGCCATGAACAAGGCCGCCGAGTTGCAGATTGCCCGCAAATGGCCCGAGGCGGGTTCCGAAACCGGCAGCGCACCGATGGGGCCGCACGAGTGGTACTGGAAGATTACGGTGCAAAACACCCCCGACCCCGACGTGCGCCGCATGGATGTCGCGGTCAGCGCCACCGAGGGCGGCGAGCCGGTGACTTCTCTGGTGGGTTATCTCCTCAAGCCGCAATAA
- a CDS encoding type II secretion system protein N, whose translation MNTLARYLGAVLVAYLVFLVGTLPASHAYSLFKGGLGNLHLYGLEGSVWSGRAAQADYGQHRLGSLQWELQARKLLLGRLELSWHSDGETSKSFGTIARKLTGAVWVRGIEGHLPIADLPGLPNLGPFKPQGVLGVDLQDISIKKGIITSGRGRMVWHGAGFSAPQPVALGDLEMNLSSDASGVKGVLHDTGGPLQAQGVLLLKPDGGYQFTGTLATRNPELAEGLKFLGTPGPNGAVSVAWSGVYAGEPAAAAKPKP comes from the coding sequence ATGAACACCCTGGCGCGGTACCTCGGCGCCGTCCTCGTCGCCTACCTCGTCTTTCTGGTGGGTACTCTTCCCGCATCCCACGCCTACAGCCTGTTCAAGGGCGGACTGGGAAACTTGCATTTGTACGGCCTGGAGGGCAGCGTCTGGTCGGGGCGCGCGGCCCAGGCCGACTATGGACAGCACCGCCTCGGCTCGCTGCAGTGGGAACTGCAGGCGCGCAAACTGCTGTTGGGGCGTTTGGAGCTGAGCTGGCATTCGGACGGCGAGACCAGCAAGAGCTTCGGGACGATTGCCCGCAAACTCACCGGCGCGGTATGGGTGCGCGGAATAGAGGGCCATCTGCCGATAGCGGATCTGCCCGGCTTGCCCAATCTCGGCCCGTTCAAACCTCAAGGGGTATTGGGAGTGGATCTTCAGGACATCAGCATAAAGAAAGGGATCATCACCAGCGGGCGTGGCCGCATGGTCTGGCATGGGGCGGGTTTTTCAGCCCCGCAGCCGGTCGCGCTCGGTGACCTCGAAATGAACCTGAGCAGCGACGCGAGCGGCGTGAAAGGCGTGTTGCACGACACCGGCGGTCCGCTGCAAGCGCAAGGCGTGCTGCTACTGAAACCGGACGGCGGTTATCAATTCACCGGCACGCTGGCTACACGTAATCCCGAACTCGCCGAGGGTCTGAAATTCTTGGGTACGCCCGGCCCCAACGGCGCCGTCAGCGTGGCCTGGTCGGGTGTCTATGCAGGTGAGCCGGCGGCGGCTGCAAAGCCCAAGCCTTAG
- a CDS encoding S8 family peptidase yields MKFKMLKHTLAVIAVCLAVFPVIVSADDLTEPRLTPKLSSTDRIIVKLRSPAADGKQSARAAPLSGDKLKAMSRKAGVPLTPLRPMSGGAQVLKLPRPMSEAEMQAIVRRLQALPEVEYVEPDRLMHHMKAPNDTQYVNQWHYKASSDEIGAVNLPAAWDVTTGSANVVVAVVDTGILPHEDLAGRMLPGYDFVSEDAPGIFFRANDGDGRDSDPTDPGDWVSDYEYLGITSLGFFTDCKPTYSSWHGTHVAGTLGAATNNGRGVAGVNWVSKILPVRVLGKCGNGHASDITDGMRWAAGLPVTGAPSNPNPAKVLNLSLGGAGPCSITEQTAINDIVAAGAVVVVAAGNHRDNENTDVASPANCNGVISVAATNRSGSKASYSNFGSLVKIAAPGGEKAYHSDPNGVLSTLNDGKVLAQSDDYQYYEGTSMATPHVAGIVSLMLSVNPGLSPAQVLSIIQSTARAFPAGSNCTTALCGAGIINAAAAVTQALTAPVVMDGWWWNPAESGRGFSIEVQGNNLFMAGYLYADGGRATWLTSAGAMSSPTQYNGVLQSFGNGQTLTGVYQPASLTNANVGAVSLQFSDPSHATLTWPGGTIPVERYMYGSGTPAFQPETGWWWNAAESGRGFTIEIQGNTLFMAGYMYDASGNPIWYSTSGTMSTATLYQGTWQQYANGQTLTGTHHPPSNPSNVGAVTLQFTNATEATLTLPDGRQIPLTRYRF; encoded by the coding sequence ATGAAATTCAAGATGCTTAAGCACACGCTGGCTGTCATCGCGGTCTGTCTTGCGGTGTTTCCGGTGATTGTTTCGGCTGATGATCTCACCGAACCGCGGCTGACGCCCAAACTCAGCAGCACCGACCGGATCATCGTCAAGCTCCGCAGTCCGGCGGCGGACGGCAAGCAGAGCGCCCGGGCGGCGCCGCTGTCCGGCGACAAGCTCAAGGCGATGAGCCGCAAGGCCGGCGTTCCGCTCACTCCTTTGCGCCCCATGTCCGGCGGGGCGCAGGTGCTGAAGTTGCCGCGGCCGATGAGCGAGGCCGAGATGCAAGCCATCGTGCGCCGCCTGCAGGCTCTGCCGGAGGTCGAATATGTCGAACCCGACCGCCTCATGCATCACATGAAAGCGCCCAACGATACGCAGTACGTCAATCAATGGCACTACAAGGCAAGCAGCGATGAGATCGGCGCGGTCAATCTGCCCGCGGCGTGGGATGTGACCACCGGCTCCGCCAATGTCGTGGTGGCAGTGGTGGATACCGGGATTCTGCCGCATGAAGACCTGGCGGGGCGCATGCTGCCGGGTTATGACTTTGTCTCCGAAGACGCGCCGGGTATTTTTTTCAGGGCCAACGACGGCGATGGCCGCGATAGCGATCCGACCGATCCGGGGGACTGGGTCTCCGACTATGAATACTTGGGCATCACCTCGCTGGGGTTTTTTACAGATTGCAAACCCACTTATAGTTCCTGGCACGGCACCCATGTCGCGGGCACCCTCGGCGCCGCCACGAATAATGGGCGCGGCGTGGCGGGCGTCAATTGGGTATCGAAGATTCTGCCGGTGCGTGTACTGGGCAAGTGTGGCAACGGGCACGCATCGGATATCACCGACGGCATGCGCTGGGCGGCGGGCCTGCCTGTCACGGGAGCGCCTTCTAACCCCAACCCCGCCAAGGTGTTGAACCTGAGCCTGGGTGGCGCCGGACCCTGTAGCATCACCGAACAGACCGCCATCAACGACATTGTCGCCGCCGGTGCGGTGGTGGTGGTTGCCGCCGGCAACCATCGCGACAATGAGAATACCGATGTGGCTAGCCCGGCGAACTGCAACGGCGTTATTTCAGTCGCCGCCACCAATCGCAGCGGCTCCAAGGCGTCCTACAGCAACTTCGGTTCCTTGGTAAAAATCGCCGCGCCGGGCGGAGAGAAGGCTTACCACAGCGATCCCAACGGCGTGCTGTCCACGCTCAATGACGGCAAGGTGCTGGCGCAGAGCGACGATTACCAGTACTACGAAGGCACCAGCATGGCCACGCCCCACGTCGCGGGTATCGTGTCGCTGATGCTCTCGGTCAACCCCGGCTTAAGTCCCGCGCAGGTGCTGTCCATCATTCAATCCACCGCACGCGCCTTTCCCGCCGGATCGAACTGCACCACGGCGCTGTGCGGCGCGGGCATCATCAATGCCGCCGCGGCCGTCACCCAGGCCCTGACCGCCCCTGTGGTCATGGACGGCTGGTGGTGGAATCCCGCCGAAAGCGGCCGCGGCTTCAGCATCGAAGTGCAAGGCAATAATTTATTCATGGCCGGTTATTTGTACGCCGACGGCGGCCGCGCCACCTGGCTTACCTCGGCAGGTGCGATGAGCAGCCCGACCCAGTACAACGGCGTGTTGCAATCCTTCGGCAACGGCCAAACCTTGACCGGTGTTTACCAGCCGGCCTCGCTGACCAATGCCAACGTGGGAGCGGTCAGCCTCCAGTTTAGCGACCCCAGTCATGCCACCCTCACCTGGCCCGGCGGGACGATACCCGTAGAGCGTTATATGTACGGTTCGGGCACGCCCGCCTTCCAGCCCGAGACCGGCTGGTGGTGGAACGCCGCCGAAAGCGGCCGCGGCTTCACCATCGAGATTCAGGGCAACACGTTATTCATGGCCGGTTACATGTATGATGCGAGCGGCAACCCCATCTGGTATAGCACGAGCGGCACGATGAGCACTGCGACGCTCTATCAAGGGACCTGGCAGCAATATGCCAACGGACAAACCTTGACCGGCACGCATCATCCGCCCTCGAACCCCAGCAATGTGGGCGCTGTCACACTGCAATTCACTAATGCCACCGAGGCTACCCTCACATTGCCCGATGGCAGGCAAATCCCGCTCACCCGCTACAGGTTCTAA
- a CDS encoding type II secretion system protein M, with protein sequence MEKLKIWYLQLQTREQRMLAAGAAALVLLLFYALVWSPLTTRQQTLRETVKEQQATAQWMQQAAREVAQLRAGRPNVGKISPGQSLLALVDQSAKNSRLGPAMKRVEPEGQTGVRVWFEQANFDDLVLWLEALQRDYGVHIATLVVERQETPGQVNARVGLEEEGT encoded by the coding sequence ATGGAAAAACTCAAGATCTGGTATCTGCAATTACAGACGCGCGAACAGCGCATGCTGGCAGCTGGCGCCGCCGCGCTGGTGTTATTGTTATTCTATGCCTTGGTGTGGAGTCCATTGACGACGCGCCAGCAGACCCTGCGCGAGACGGTCAAGGAACAGCAAGCCACGGCGCAGTGGATGCAGCAGGCGGCGCGCGAGGTAGCGCAGTTGCGTGCGGGCAGGCCCAATGTGGGCAAAATCTCTCCCGGCCAGTCGCTGCTCGCCCTGGTGGATCAGTCCGCCAAAAACAGCCGGCTCGGGCCGGCCATGAAGCGCGTGGAGCCGGAGGGCCAGACCGGCGTGCGGGTGTGGTTCGAACAGGCCAATTTCGATGACCTCGTGTTGTGGCTGGAGGCGCTGCAGCGTGACTACGGCGTGCACATCGCCACCCTCGTGGTGGAGCGCCAGGAGACACCGGGGCAGGTCAACGCCCGGGTTGGCCTGGAAGAAGAGGGGACATGA
- the gspH gene encoding type II secretion system minor pseudopilin GspH, translating into MGKTVRREELGVRRNTSLLTPHASPAKGFTLLELIVVIFIIGITLTFAALSITNRDQEQRAEQEAQSLAARLSLAGQESVLQAKELALELTEEGSGYQFLVLEAKGWQAVGSDQDALRPRRLPGGMRLEMKLEGEEIHFTQTSGKSADDVDKKLEEDLARKGDEEKTPRIYLLSSGEATPFTATLHTEGVEDYQIVGTANGALKVMKAQHDKNG; encoded by the coding sequence GTGGGAAAAACTGTGAGGCGTGAGGAGTTAGGCGTGAGGCGTAACACCTCACTCCTCACTCCTCACGCCTCACCAGCAAAAGGCTTTACCCTCCTCGAATTGATTGTGGTGATCTTCATCATCGGCATCACCCTCACCTTTGCCGCGCTTTCGATAACCAACCGCGATCAGGAACAGCGTGCTGAGCAGGAGGCGCAAAGCCTGGCTGCGCGCCTGAGTCTCGCCGGACAGGAATCGGTGCTACAGGCCAAGGAACTGGCATTGGAATTGACCGAGGAAGGCAGCGGCTATCAATTCCTGGTGCTGGAGGCCAAGGGCTGGCAGGCAGTGGGTTCTGATCAAGATGCGTTGAGGCCGCGCCGTCTGCCCGGCGGTATGCGTCTGGAAATGAAGCTGGAAGGAGAGGAGATCCATTTCACCCAAACCTCCGGGAAGAGCGCGGACGATGTAGATAAAAAACTGGAAGAGGATCTGGCACGAAAAGGGGACGAAGAAAAGACACCTCGCATTTATCTGTTATCGAGCGGTGAGGCTACACCGTTCACCGCCACCTTGCACACCGAAGGCGTAGAGGATTACCAGATCGTCGGCACGGCCAACGGCGCGCTCAAGGTGATGAAGGCCCAGCATGATAAGAACGGTTAA
- the gspG gene encoding type II secretion system major pseudopilin GspG: protein MKIYAKSLSINNLPQRTQRNTLKKGLFLLRALRGEAFSAQGTQGSYLWIRFKQCHSGFTLIEVMVVVVILGILAAIVVPRVLDRPDVARITKAKQDIRTLEGALNLYKLDNYVYPTTEQGIEALVNKPATPPEPRNWKQGGYIDRMPKDPWQRPYQYLSPGTHGAVDIFTLGADGQLGGDGPNADIGNWNLE from the coding sequence ATGAAGATATATGCTAAGAGCTTATCCATAAATAATTTACCGCAGAGGACGCAGAGGAATACCCTCAAGAAGGGTTTGTTTCTCCTCCGCGCCCTCCGTGGTGAAGCTTTTTCAGCACAAGGGACACAGGGGAGCTATTTATGGATACGCTTTAAACAATGTCATAGCGGTTTTACCCTGATCGAAGTCATGGTCGTGGTGGTGATTCTCGGCATCCTGGCCGCGATAGTGGTGCCCAGGGTGTTGGACCGGCCCGATGTCGCGCGCATCACCAAGGCGAAACAGGATATACGGACCTTGGAAGGCGCGCTCAATCTCTATAAATTGGATAACTACGTCTATCCCACCACCGAACAGGGCATCGAGGCGCTGGTGAACAAACCGGCTACGCCGCCCGAGCCGCGCAACTGGAAACAGGGCGGCTATATTGACCGTATGCCGAAAGATCCGTGGCAGCGGCCTTATCAATATCTCAGTCCCGGTACGCACGGCGCGGTAGACATCTTTACCCTGGGCGCCGACGGCCAGCTCGGCGGCGATGGGCCGAACGCCGACATCGGAAACTGGAATTTGGAGTGA
- the gspF gene encoding type II secretion system inner membrane protein GspF, which translates to MAAFEFAALDTTGRNRKGVLEGDTPRQVRQQLREKGWTPLNVEEVRQKEARDRGGVQFSFQRGVSATDLALITRQLATLVRSGLPIEESLRAVSQQTEKARLSNMLMAVRSRVLEGHSLAAALADFPSVFDDLFRSTVAAGEQSGYLDVVLERLADYTEARQQMRQKMMLALIYPVLLTGVAILVVTALLAYVVPQVVQVFQNIGQQLPVLTRGLIALSGFIRDYGLAILALIIAAVAGFRMLMRYEGPRFRVHKLLLSAPLVSRLVRGLNAARFARTFSILTASSVPVLEGLRISAQVMSNLPMRKAVEEASARVREGASLHTALERSRYFPPMTIHLIASGEASGTLDAMLERAAQSQEREMETLMAALVGLFEPALILAMGGIVLLIVIAILLPIFDLNQMVK; encoded by the coding sequence ATGGCTGCCTTTGAATTTGCCGCATTAGACACCACCGGACGCAACCGCAAGGGCGTGCTGGAGGGCGACACCCCGCGCCAGGTGCGCCAGCAGTTGCGTGAAAAGGGCTGGACGCCGCTCAACGTCGAGGAGGTGCGTCAGAAAGAGGCGCGTGATCGCGGTGGTGTGCAATTCAGCTTCCAGCGCGGCGTCAGCGCCACCGACCTGGCGCTCATCACCCGGCAACTGGCGACGCTGGTGCGTTCCGGGTTGCCGATCGAAGAGAGCCTGCGCGCCGTTTCGCAACAGACCGAAAAGGCGCGGCTGAGCAACATGCTGATGGCGGTGCGCTCGCGCGTGCTGGAGGGTCATTCGCTCGCCGCCGCGCTCGCCGATTTCCCGTCCGTGTTCGATGACCTGTTTCGCTCCACGGTCGCCGCGGGCGAGCAGTCGGGTTATCTGGACGTGGTGCTGGAACGGCTGGCCGACTACACCGAGGCGCGCCAGCAGATGCGCCAGAAGATGATGCTCGCGCTGATCTACCCGGTGCTGCTCACCGGCGTCGCCATCCTGGTGGTGACGGCCCTGCTTGCCTACGTGGTGCCGCAGGTGGTGCAGGTGTTTCAGAATATCGGCCAGCAACTGCCGGTGCTGACGCGCGGGCTGATTGCATTGAGCGGGTTTATCCGCGATTACGGCCTGGCGATCCTGGCGCTGATCATTGCCGCCGTGGCGGGTTTCAGGATGCTGATGCGCTATGAAGGGCCGCGCTTTCGTGTTCACAAACTGCTGTTGTCGGCGCCGCTGGTTTCGCGGCTGGTGCGCGGGCTTAATGCGGCGCGTTTCGCGCGCACCTTCAGCATTCTCACCGCGAGCAGCGTGCCGGTCCTTGAGGGTTTGCGCATCTCCGCGCAGGTGATGTCCAATCTGCCGATGCGTAAGGCCGTGGAGGAGGCCTCCGCCAGGGTGCGCGAGGGCGCCAGCCTGCACACGGCGCTGGAGCGCAGCCGTTACTTTCCGCCGATGACCATCCATCTGATCGCCAGCGGCGAGGCCAGCGGCACGCTGGATGCGATGCTGGAACGGGCGGCGCAGAGTCAGGAGCGCGAGATGGAAACCCTGATGGCCGCGCTGGTGGGCCTGTTCGAGCCGGCGCTGATTCTCGCAATGGGCGGTATCGTGTTGCTGATCGTCATCGCTATCCTGTTGCCCATATTCGATTTGAACCAAATGGTGAAATGA